A region of Vigna radiata var. radiata cultivar VC1973A chromosome 10, Vradiata_ver6, whole genome shotgun sequence DNA encodes the following proteins:
- the LOC106776157 gene encoding dihydropyrimidinase, with protein MGFTSQLLRLLYLTLTFFIALSSSISQSNQFCDAGAGAPSSKILIKGGTVVNAHHQQVADVYIEDGIIVAIKPAITVGDEVTVIDATGKFVMPGGIDPHTHLEFEFMDTVTVDDFFSGQAAALAGGTTMHIDFVIPHKGSLTAGFEAYEKKAKKSCMDYGFHMAVTKWDETVSREMELMVKEKGINSFKFFLAYKGALMINDELLLEGFKKCKSLGALAMVHAENGDAVYEGQKKMIELGITGPEGHALSRPAVLEGEATARAIRLADFVNTPLYVVHVMSIDAMEEIARARKSGQRVIGEPVASGLVLDESWLWHPDFKTAAKYVMSPPIRKRGHDKALQAALSTGILQLVGTDHCAFNSTQKALGIDDFRKIPNGVNGIEERMHVVWDTMVESGQISVMDYVRLTSTECARIFNIYPRKGAILPGSDADIIILNPNSSFEITAKSHHSRLDTNVFEGRRGKGKIEVTIAGGRVVWENNELKVAPGTGRYIKMSPFSYLFDGIDKRDDAYLKSLQAPVKRAKSSS; from the exons ATGGGATTCACTTCTCAACTCCTTCGTCTCCTTTATCTTACTCTGACCTTCTTCATCGCCCTTTCTTCTTCGATTTCACAATCTAACCAG TTTTGTGATGCTGGAGCTGGAGCTCCGTCATCGAAGATCTTGATCAAGGGAGGTACCGTTGTCAATGCTCACCACCAACAGGTTGCCGATGTTTATATCGAAGATGGCATCATCGTTGCCATCAAACCCGCTATTACG GTTGGAGATGAGGTGACTGTGATAGATGCCACTGGCAAGTTTGTCATGCCCG GGGGAATTGACCCTCACACCCACCTAGAGTTTGAGTTTATGGATACGGTAACTGTTGATGACTTCTTCAGTGGTCAGGCCGCAGCATTAGCTGGTGGGACAACAATGCACATTGACTTTGTTATACCACATAAAGGAAGTTTAACTGCTGGTTTTGAAGCCTATGAAAAGAAGGCGAAGAAATCTTGCATGGATTATGGTTTCCATATGGCTGTTACCAAATGGGATGAAACTGTGTCAAGAGAAATGGAACTCATGGTCAAGGAGAAAG GTATCAactcttttaagtttttcttgGCGTACAAAGGAGCTCTTATGATCAATGATGAGCTTCTTTTGGAGGGATTTAAAAAGTGCAAGTCTCTTGGAGCCTTAGCTATGGTTCATGCAGAAAATGGAGATGCTGTGTACGAAGGGCAGAAAAAAATGATAGAACTTGGAATAACTGGTCCTGAGGGGCATGCTCTTTCAAGGCCTGCAGTG TTGGAAGGAGAGGCAACTGCTCGAGCTATTCGCTTAGCTGATTTTGTGAACACTCCTTTATATGTGGTTCATGTAATGAGCATTGATGCAATGGAAGAAATTGCACGGGCCCGTAAATCAG GACAAAGGGTAATTGGAGAGCCTGTTGCCTCTGGGTTAGTCCTTGATGAATCTTGGCTTTGGCATCCTGACTTTAAGACTGCTGCAAA GTATGTGATGAGTCCCCCTATTAGAAAGCGAGGACATGATAAGGCCCTTCAAGCTGCTCTTTCAACAGGAATATTGCAG CTGGTTGGAACTGATCATTGTGCCTTTAATTCCACCCAAAAAGCTCTTGGAATTGATGACTTCAGGAAAATCCCTAATGGTGTAAATG GTATTGAAGAAAGGATGCATGTGGTATGGGATACCATGGTG GAATCTGGTCAAATATCTGTCATGGACTATGTCCGGTTGACAAGCACTGAATg TGCTAGAATCTTCAATATTTATCCAAGGAAAGGAGCTATTCTTCCAGGATCCGATGCAGATATTATCATCCTCAATCCAAATTCAAGCTTTGAGATAACTGCCAAGTCCCACCATTCCAGACTGGACACAAATGTCTTTGAGGGAAGGAGAGGAAAG GGGAAAATTGAAGTGACTATTGCAGGAGGAAGAGTTGTCTGGGAAAATAATGAACTGAAGGTTGCTCCTGGAACTGGGAGATATATAAAAATGTCACCCTTTAGCTATCTGTTTGATGGAATTGACAAAAGGGATGATGCTTATCTAAAGTCCCTTCAAGCTCCAGTGAAGCGAGCCAAATCCAGCTCTTAA
- the LOC106775368 gene encoding putative F-box protein At1g32420, protein MQRSEMEKEVLPFDVMINILKRVPVKSLIRFKCVSKEWLNILERSPFFTKQHLEHFAANNALLLLQRIHRQPRPEPFSTCFIGPHHDLIDESHLSHIVSPSAKILASCNGLLCLRHNIGLSILNPATRQIRQVPITNLLAFNYVGFGFNPLANDYKIIRISMCVFAPDDQVVVLDNIRVDRVEVYSLASSLWREIDAEKLQPLCIVSCSVAITGTIFWLANTITSASNPDSEFVVSFDIGRDLFTLVNGPPIPNSPYHPYNNNILAVCNDKLAMFRNYIVGAFESGSCSFDLWVLEDFHGDDHDGESWVKMYSVGPFSRLVYPLSLWGDEIVCREELAEAENDLRTVKTVLTLFNPLSKQFKKLPSRRDEFFYVPFSYSESLVPVSNPLHH, encoded by the coding sequence atgcaaagatcTGAAATGGAGAAGGAGGTTCTGCCATTCGATGTTATGATAAACATTCTGAAGAGGGTTCCGGTGAAATCCCTAATCAGATTCAAATGCGTCTCAAAAGAGTGGTTAAACATCTTAGAAAGAAGCCCTTTCTTCACCAAACAGCACCTGGAGCACTTCGCCGCCAACAACGCCCTTCTCCTCCTCCAACGCATCCATCGACAGCCGCGACCTGAACCCTTCTCCACCTGCTTCATCGGACCCCACCACGACCTCATCGACGAATCCCATCTCTCCCACATCGTTTCCCCCTCCGCCAAGATCCTCGCCTCCTGCAACGGCCTCCTCTGCCTCCGCCACAACATCGGCCTCTCCATCCTCAACCCGGCCACCCGTCAAATCAGACAGGTTCCCATCACAAACCTTTTGGCCTTCAACTACGTCGGATTCGGGTTCAACCCCCTCGCCAACGATTACAAGATCATCCGAATCTCCATGTGCGTCTTCGCCCCGGACGACCAGGTGGTCGTTCTCGACAACATTAGGGTTGATCGGGTCGAGGTCTATTCGTTAGCCTCCAGCCTCTGGAGGGAAATCGACGCCGAAAAGTTGCAACCTTTGTGTATTGTCTCTTGTTCCGTGGCCATCACTGGAACTATATTTTGGCTTGCAAACACCATAACTTCTGCTTCTAACCCAGATTCTGAATTTGTGGTTTCATTTGACATCGGCAGGGATTTGTTTACTTTGGTGAACGGCCCTCCGATTCCAAATTCGCCCTATCATCCCTACAACAACAACATTCTTGCTGTTTGCAACGATAAACTTGCCATGTTTCGGAACTACATTGTTGGGGCCTTTGAGTCTGGTTCTTGTTCGTTTGATTTGTGGGTGTTGGAAGATTTTCATGGTGATGATCATGATGGGGAGAGTTGGGTGAAGATGTACAGTGTGGGGCCATTTTCGAGGCTTGTGTATCCTTTAAGCCTTTGGGGAGATGAAATTGTGTGCCGGGAAGAGTTGGCTGAAGCGGAGAATGATTTGAGAACAGTTAAAACTGTTTTGACTCTCTTCAATCCTCTCAGCAAGCAATTCAAGAAACTCCCATCTCGCAGAGACGAGTTTTTCTATGTTCCCTTCTCCTATTCTGAGAGTCTTGTTCCAGTTTCAAACCCTCTTCACCATTAA
- the LOC106775248 gene encoding probable calcium-binding protein CML20 has translation MSSLYRGESRRYNNKQRGRHNLTTQKKQEIREAFELFDTDGSGTIDAKELNVAMRALGFEMTEEQINQMIADVDKDGSGAIDYDEFEYMMTAKIGERDTKEELMKAFHIIDHDKNGKISASDIKRIAKELGQNFTDREIQEMVDEADQDKDREVSPEEFITMMNRTRFHH, from the exons ATG TCTTCATTATACAGAGGGGAATCTAGGAGGTACAACAATAAACAAAGAGGACGCCATAATTTGACAACGCAGAAGAAGCAGGAAATTAGGGAAGCCTTTGAGTTATTTGATACCGATGGCTCAG GTACTATTGATGCCAAGGAGCTGAATGTTGCCATGAG GGCTCTTGGATTTGAGATGACTGAAGAG CAAATTAATCAAATGATAGCAGATGTAGATAAGGATGGAAGTGGAGCGATTGATTATGATGAATTTGAGTACATGATGACTGCCAAAATAGGAGAACGGGATACTAAGGAGGAGCTCATGAAAGCTTTCCATATTATTGATCatgataaaaat GGAAAGATATCTGCATCAGACATCAAGCGTATTGCCAAAGAGCTGGGTCAAAATTTCACTGACAGAGAGATTCAGGAGATGGTTGATGAAGCAGACCAAGATA AGGATCGAGAGGTTAGTCCAGAGGAATTCATCACGATGATGAACAGAACTCGCTTCCATCACTAG